A genomic segment from Alistipes senegalensis JC50 encodes:
- a CDS encoding sulfide/dihydroorotate dehydrogenase-like FAD/NAD-binding protein, whose product MYPILEKRSLAEGIWLMKILAPRVARSAQPGQFVIVRSDEHGERIPLTISDFDAAEGSVTIVTQAIGASTRKICALEQGDALADFAGPLGHPSEFVKMPVEELRKRRYLFVAGGVGTAPVYPQVKWLREHGVEADVIIGAKTRDMLIYTDAMRAVAENLYIATDDGSEGFKGLVTQVVEELVERQGRHYDECVAIGPMIMMKFVALTTKKYGLKTTVSLNALMVDGTGMCGACRVTVGGRTRFTCVDGPEFDAHEVDFDEAMRRQGMYRNQEQRAAAIEAEREAGHVCKIGLDK is encoded by the coding sequence ATGTACCCCATTCTTGAAAAACGAAGCCTCGCGGAAGGCATCTGGCTGATGAAGATCCTCGCACCGCGCGTAGCGCGTTCGGCGCAGCCCGGACAGTTCGTCATCGTGCGCAGCGACGAACACGGCGAGCGCATTCCGCTCACGATCTCCGACTTCGACGCCGCGGAGGGCAGCGTGACGATCGTCACGCAGGCCATCGGCGCCTCGACGCGCAAAATCTGCGCACTCGAACAGGGCGACGCCCTCGCCGACTTCGCAGGGCCGCTGGGCCACCCCTCGGAGTTCGTCAAAATGCCCGTCGAAGAGCTCCGCAAACGGCGCTACCTCTTCGTGGCGGGCGGCGTGGGCACGGCCCCGGTCTATCCGCAGGTCAAATGGCTCCGGGAACACGGCGTCGAAGCCGATGTCATCATCGGCGCGAAGACGCGCGACATGCTGATCTACACCGACGCCATGCGGGCCGTGGCCGAAAACCTCTACATCGCCACCGACGACGGTTCGGAGGGTTTCAAGGGGCTGGTGACGCAGGTGGTCGAAGAACTCGTCGAGCGACAGGGCCGGCACTACGACGAATGCGTGGCCATCGGGCCGATGATCATGATGAAGTTCGTGGCCCTCACCACGAAGAAATACGGACTGAAGACCACCGTGTCGCTCAACGCGCTGATGGTTGACGGCACGGGCATGTGCGGCGCCTGCCGCGTGACGGTCGGCGGACGGACGCGCTTCACGTGCGTCGATGGCCCGGAGTTCGACGCCCACGAAGTCGATTTCGACGAGGCGATGCGCCGTCAGGGCATGTACCGCAACCAGGAGCAGCGCGCCGCGGCCATCGAAGCCGAGCGCGAGGCGGGACACGTATGTAAAATCGGATTGGACAAGTAA
- a CDS encoding DUF1573 domain-containing protein: protein MSAKRTILLIIAAFAALSAAAQARLVFEPDTWDFGTIRESDGRVSHTFTGVNRGDKPLVILDVVTSCGCTAPEFSRRPVTPGGTTQITVTYDPTNRPGTFTKELWIYSDERKKVASITVQGNVTPREKSLEELYPVDAGGGLRLAATLSAFSYIYQGRQTQGAIGYANASDRTIRLSLRPQSASGLLSIDAPQRIAPGQRGEINLSYLIPADKPRYGTLRDALEVAVDGRSNGTTIVAHGIGVDPRPADATQKTPRAEFSENILKFGPVKHAGPRRKLSFTLSNTGEAELIVRAVEGEGHIATTLAPGQTVAPGGSYRAEVLLDPGTQDFGVLTEHLVVVTNDPVRPMRRLRITAIIEE from the coding sequence ATGTCAGCGAAACGAACCATACTCCTCATTATCGCGGCGTTCGCCGCCCTTTCCGCCGCCGCGCAGGCGCGTCTGGTCTTCGAACCCGACACCTGGGATTTCGGCACCATCCGCGAGAGCGACGGCCGCGTCAGCCACACTTTCACGGGCGTCAACCGCGGCGACAAGCCGCTGGTGATCCTCGACGTGGTGACCTCCTGCGGCTGCACGGCGCCCGAATTCTCGCGCCGTCCCGTCACCCCGGGCGGCACGACGCAGATCACCGTCACGTACGACCCCACGAACCGCCCCGGCACCTTCACCAAGGAGCTGTGGATCTATTCCGACGAACGGAAGAAAGTCGCCTCGATCACCGTGCAGGGCAATGTCACGCCCCGCGAAAAGAGCCTCGAAGAGCTCTACCCGGTCGATGCCGGCGGGGGCCTGCGGCTGGCCGCGACGCTCAGCGCCTTCTCCTATATATATCAGGGGCGGCAGACGCAGGGGGCGATCGGCTACGCCAACGCCTCGGACCGCACGATCCGCCTCTCGCTGCGTCCGCAGAGCGCAAGCGGCCTGCTCAGCATCGACGCCCCGCAGCGGATCGCGCCGGGCCAGCGGGGCGAGATCAACCTCTCCTACCTCATCCCGGCCGACAAACCCCGCTACGGCACCCTGCGCGACGCGCTGGAAGTCGCCGTTGACGGCCGCAGCAACGGCACGACGATCGTTGCGCACGGCATCGGCGTCGATCCGCGGCCTGCCGACGCGACACAAAAGACCCCGAGGGCCGAATTTTCGGAAAATATCCTTAAATTTGGACCGGTGAAGCATGCGGGCCCGCGCCGGAAGCTGTCGTTCACGCTCTCGAACACGGGCGAAGCCGAACTGATCGTCCGGGCCGTGGAGGGCGAAGGACACATCGCCACGACGCTCGCACCGGGCCAGACGGTGGCTCCGGGAGGTTCCTACCGGGCCGAGGTGCTCCTCGACCCCGGGACGCAGGATTTCGGCGTCCTGACCGAGCACCTCGTGGTGGTGACCAACGATCCCGTGCGGCCAATGCGGCGGCTGCGGATCACGGCGATCATCGAAGAGTGA